In a genomic window of Magnolia sinica isolate HGM2019 chromosome 14, MsV1, whole genome shotgun sequence:
- the LOC131226319 gene encoding LOW QUALITY PROTEIN: putative pentatricopeptide repeat-containing protein At3g01580 (The sequence of the model RefSeq protein was modified relative to this genomic sequence to represent the inferred CDS: inserted 1 base in 1 codon), translating to MRGREYLCNLLESCNDKSSISQLHSLLLRNGYLQDSLFVTKLTSGYAKYTSLKIARQVFNETPRPTVFLWNAILRAYCRENQWLQTLRQFRRMNFAVGGESPDNFTVPIVLKACAGLPALESGKEVHGFVKRNHGMEADMFVGAALIQMYAKCGDMGNAHRVFVEFPRPDVVLWTSMVTGYQQNGDAVEAMSFFSRIMMAEGALIPDPVTLVSLVSACAQAKNISGGRCCHAFVVRRYSQFDLSLANALLNFYSKVGCVGNARNLFDKMPNRDVISWSAMIDCYAQNCNAVEALDLFDGMIEDGIEPNSVTVVSALQACAVACDLKKGRKIHDFAVQKGFELDLVVSTALVDMYTKCSCFEDAINLFHRVPKKDVVSWAALISGYAQNGLAHKSLEVFCAMLLHGTHPDAVIVVKILTVCSHLGVLQQALCLHCYLVVSGFDNKAFVGAALIDLYSKCGSLDHAMMVFERMREKDIVVWSSMIAAYGVHGLGVEAILTFNRMVESSVKPNHITFVAILSACSRAGLVEEGIKIFESMTDGHKVMPNSEHYGIMVDMFCRKGELDKAAKFIDQMPIAAGPNVWGALLGGCRIHNNIEMGEFAAANLLKLDPDHAGYYVLLSNIYAVGGRWDDVAEVRSLMKAKGVRRTPGSSSIEVGNVANTFLEDDGLHXESERIYGLLRELEVKVREEGFVPMMHDVEEMPLVLQ from the exons ATGAGAGGTAGAGAGTATTTGTGCAATCTCCTCGAATCATGCAATGACAAAAGCTCTATCTCCCAATTGCACTCTCTCTTGCTTAGAAATGGTTATCTCCAGGACAGCTTATTCGTCACAAAGCTAACCTCTGGATACGCCAAATACACCTCTCTCAAAATTGCACGCCAGGTGTTCAATGAAACGCCCCGACCAACCGTCTTCCTCTGGAACGCCATACTCAGAGCCTATTGCAGAGAGAATCAATGGCTGCAGACTCTCCGCCAATTCCGTCGCATGAATTTCGCTGTGGGAGGCGAGAGCCCTGACAACTTCACAGTGCCCATTGTGCTCAAGGCCTGTGCTGGATTGCCCGCGCTCGAGAGCGGCAAGGAGGTGCATGGATTTGTCAAGAGGAATCATGGAATGGAAGCCGATATGTTCGTTGGTGCGGCTCTGATCCAAATGTATGCCAAATGTGGAGACATGGGCAATGCCCATCGAGTGTTTGTCGAATTCCCTCGGCCGGATGTTGTTTTGTGGACTTCGATGGTTACTGGGTACCAGCAGAATGGTGATGCCGTGGAAGCAATGTCATTCTTTTCTCGAATTATGATGGCAGAAGGTGCTCTCATTCCCGATCCTGTGACTCTTGTTAGCCTGGTTTCGGCTTGTGCACAAGCCAAGAATATCAGCGGTGGAAGATGTTGTCATGCGTTTGTTGTGAGGAGGTACTCTCAATTTGATCTTTCTTTGGCCaatgccttgctgaatttctactCAAAAGTAGGGTGTGTGGGGAATGCAAGGAATctttttgataaaatgcctaataGAGATGTCATTTCGTGGAGTGCCATGATTGATTGCTATGCTCAGAATTGCAATGCTGTCGAGGCATTGGATCTTTTTGATGGCATGATTGAGGATGGAATTGAGCCGAATTCAGTTACAGTGGTTAGTGCTCTACAAGCGTGTGCGGTAGCTTGCGACTTAAAAAAGGGTCGGAAGATTCATGATTTTGCTGTTCAAAAGGGTTTTGAATTGGACCTGGTGGTTTCTACTGCTCTGGTTGACATGTACACGAAATGTTCTTGTTTTGAGGATGCTATTAATCTCTTCCATCGAGTGCCTAAGAAAGATGTTGTCTCGTGGGCTGCTTTGATAAGTGGGTATGCTCAAAATGGTCTAGCCCACAAGTCATTGGAGGTGTTTTGTGCCATGTTGTTGCATGGTACGCACCCAGATGCCGTCATAGTAGTGAAAATTCTAACAGTATGTTCTCATTTGGGTGTCCTCCAGCAAGCTCTTTGCCTTCATTGTTACTTGGTAGTGAGTGGTTTTGATAATAAGGCTTTTGTGGGGGCTGCTCTCATAGACTTGTATTCAAAGTGTGGAAGCTTAGATCATGCGATGATGGTATTTGAGAGGATGAGAGAAAAGGACATTGTTGTCTGGAGTTCAATGATTGCGGCTTATGGAGTTCATGGCCTCGGAGTGGAAGCAATCTTGACATTCAATCGAATGGTAGAATCTTCAGTTAAGCCTAACCATATTACTTTTGTAGCAATCTTGTCGGCATGTAGTCGTGCTGGATTGGTAGAAGAAGGGATTAAGATTTTTGAAAGTATGACAGATGGTCACAAGGTCATGCCCAATTCAGAGCATTATGGTATCATGGTTGATATGTTTTGTCGAAAAGGAGAATTGGATAAAGCTGCAAAGTTCATTGATCAGATGCCGATCGCAGCTGGCCCGAATGTTTGGGGTGCCTTGCTTGGTGGCTGTAGAATTCATAATAACATTGAGATGGGTGAATTTGCTGCTGCAAATTTGTTGAAGTTGGATCCTGACCATGCGGGCTACTATGTATTGCTTTCTAATATTTATGCTGTTGGTGGTAGATGGGATGATGTGGCAGAGGTCAGGAGTTTGATGAAGGCAAAAGGGGTGAGGAGGACACCAGGAAGTAGTTCGATTGAGGTTGGGAATGTGGCCAATACATTCTTGGAAGATGACGGTTTGC CTGAATCGGAGAGGATATATGGGTTGCTGAGGGAATTGGAAGTGAAGGTGAGAGAGGAGGGTTTTGTTCCTATGATGCATGATGTTGAGGAAATGCCTCTTGTCTTGCAGTGA